The Salinicoccus sp. RF5 region TCAGCTGGAAAATGGTACACACGCCATTTCTGTAACAGGCACATCAGGAGAGCCGAGCTCCTTGACTACAGAAGAGCGGGTACAGGTGATGGAAAATGCAATGAAGGCCATTGATGGACGTGTGCCGTTTGCACCTGGAACCGGTTCTGTAAACCACGACGAGACAATGTATCTCACCAAAAAGGCCGAGGAGATGGGTGCAGATGCTGCGATGGTGATTGTTCCCTACTACAACAAGCCGAACCAGGAAGCGCTGTATCAGCATTTCAAGACAGTGGCGGATTCTGTAGATCTTCCGATCATCATTTATAACATTCCTGGGCGTACTGCACAGAATATGACGGTACAGACGATGGCGAGACTGGTCAAGGACTGCCCGAACATCGTCGGTGCAAAAGAGTCCAACAAGGACTTTGAACATGTAAACCGTGTAATGCTCCATTGCGGTAGGGATTTCCTCCTCTATTCAGGAATCGAACTGCTTTGCTATCCAATGCTGGCAATCGGAGGCGCGGGTTCCATCAGTGCGACAGCGAACGTGGAACCTGCCAAAGTGGCTGAAATGCATGATGCATGGGAAGCAGGAGATATCAAAAGGGCGCAGGATCTTCATTTCGAGCTGATGAACCTGAATGACGTGCTGTTCAAAGATACCAACCCAGCGCCTGTCAAAGCGGCACTCGGCATGATGGGTATGATAGAGCCTGTCCTCAGGATGCCTATGGGACTGCCTTCTGAAGAACTTCAGGAGGAAATCAAGGAAACATTGGTGGAGTACGGTAAGCTGGCAAAACAAAATTCATAATCCAACCATAAGGGGAAGGATAGGACCAGTACATGCTGGTCTCTTTCTCTTTTTACAAACTGACTAAAGGAGAATGCAGGAATATGGCAAACATCAAATTCAAACACCAAGGCATACAGTTGATGCAGGAAGCTCTGTTTGAAGCACCAGATAGTGTGATGCTTGATGCAGAACAGCATAATATTTCAGAGTTCAATTTTGATGTCCCGATTAACGGGACAGTCTATGGCGCACTCCTCAATTTCAAGGGTGCCTACGCGCAGTATGAGGGTCAATTGAATGACGACCCCTATAAAGCACCTCCAAAAGCACCAATACTCTATATCAAACCGATCAATACATATATCGGGGACGGGGAAGCTGTACCAATGCCGCAAAGTGAAGAAACGCTCTCAGCAGGAGCTGCTCTGGCAGTGGTCATCGGAAAGACGGCGACCAGACTTGAAAAATCAAATGCCCTCGATCATGTAGCGGGGTATACGATCGTCAATGACATCAGCATTCCGCATGAAAGCATCTACAGGCCTGCCTACAAGGAAAAGGCAAGGGATGGTTTCTGTCCGATCGGTCCATGGATAACAGAGAGGGATTCTGTCGGTGATCCAAACGCTTTAAAAATTTCCGTGTATGTAAATGGAGAGCTCAAAGCTGAAAATAACACATCCAACCTCATTCGTTCAGTAGAAGGACTTCTGGCGGACGTTACTGAGTTCATGACGCTCTACGAAGGGGATGTTCTGCTGGTCGGTGTACCTGAAGACATGCCGTTGCTCAAGGCCGGGGATACGGTCAAAGTGGAAGTGGAAGGCATCGGTGTTCTGGAGAACGAAGTATTGGATGAGAATCAAGTGGCAGGAGGCAAAAGGAAATGAAGCATGCAAGAATCGCAGTAGACGGTTTGATTCATAATGGTGTGGAGACGGAAGCAGGTATAAAGCTCGAAAATGGCAGGGTTGTCCAGGAGAATGATGTGGTCTGGCTCCCTCCGGTCCAGCCCCAGACGGTCTTCACCCTTGGTCTCAACTTTGCAGACCATGCGGCTGAGCTGTCCTTTAAGGAAGCGCCCAAGGAACCGCTCGTATTCCTGAAGGGGCCGAACACTTTCATAGGCCACCGTGGGAAGACATACCGTCCTTCAGATGTGACATTCATGCACTATGAATGTGAGCTTGCTGTAGTGATTGGAAAAGCCGGGAAGAACATCTCCAAGGAAGATGCCTATGATTACGTAGGCGGCTATACAGTAGCCAATGATTATGCCCTGAGGGACTATCTTGAAAACTATTATCGTCCCAATCTTAGAGTTAAAAACCGTGATACGTGCACACCAATCGGCCCATGGTTTGTAGATAAGGAGGATGTGGAGGATCCGATGAACCTCAAGCTGCGTACCTTGGTGAACGGAGA contains the following coding sequences:
- the hpaI gene encoding 2,4-dihydroxyhept-2-ene-1,7-dioic acid aldolase; translated protein: MSNQYEDIKQRLRGSICPVITPFKANGDIDFEKQAELIEYQLENGTHAISVTGTSGEPSSLTTEERVQVMENAMKAIDGRVPFAPGTGSVNHDETMYLTKKAEEMGADAAMVIVPYYNKPNQEALYQHFKTVADSVDLPIIIYNIPGRTAQNMTVQTMARLVKDCPNIVGAKESNKDFEHVNRVMLHCGRDFLLYSGIELLCYPMLAIGGAGSISATANVEPAKVAEMHDAWEAGDIKRAQDLHFELMNLNDVLFKDTNPAPVKAALGMMGMIEPVLRMPMGLPSEELQEEIKETLVEYGKLAKQNS
- a CDS encoding fumarylacetoacetate hydrolase family protein: MANIKFKHQGIQLMQEALFEAPDSVMLDAEQHNISEFNFDVPINGTVYGALLNFKGAYAQYEGQLNDDPYKAPPKAPILYIKPINTYIGDGEAVPMPQSEETLSAGAALAVVIGKTATRLEKSNALDHVAGYTIVNDISIPHESIYRPAYKEKARDGFCPIGPWITERDSVGDPNALKISVYVNGELKAENNTSNLIRSVEGLLADVTEFMTLYEGDVLLVGVPEDMPLLKAGDTVKVEVEGIGVLENEVLDENQVAGGKRK
- a CDS encoding fumarylacetoacetate hydrolase family protein; amino-acid sequence: MKHARIAVDGLIHNGVETEAGIKLENGRVVQENDVVWLPPVQPQTVFTLGLNFADHAAELSFKEAPKEPLVFLKGPNTFIGHRGKTYRPSDVTFMHYECELAVVIGKAGKNISKEDAYDYVGGYTVANDYALRDYLENYYRPNLRVKNRDTCTPIGPWFVDKEDVEDPMNLKLRTLVNGEVVQEGTTSDMIFSVPDLIEYLSSFMTLNKGDIILTGTPKGSVDTKVGDEVITEVEGVGRLVNTIVGEEADIKQ